The Ovis aries strain OAR_USU_Benz2616 breed Rambouillet chromosome 6, ARS-UI_Ramb_v3.0, whole genome shotgun sequence DNA segment ccgtggactgtagcctaccaggctcctcagtccatggaattttccaggcaagagtactggagtgggttgccatttccttctccaggagatcttcccaacccagggatcgaacccggatctcccgcattgtaggcaaacgctttaccgtctgagccaccagggaagcccatagtagcAGCAAAATTAAAAAAGTGGGTATATTCATGATACACGGTGTGTAATCTCAATTTTCTTCCCGACTTGGACAAAATTACTTTAATCTTTCTTTGGCttattcagagaagaaaaaaaaaaggagtaagaaCCTTTGCCTCTTCTAACTATTTAGAAATCCAAAGGTGAGAATATATACAAATtactttctaaattaaaaatattaagtgaacTTAATAAAAGATTTCATCacaggacttcgctggtggtacAGCAGGTGAGattctgcctgtcaatgcaggcgacatggactcggatccctgatctgggaatatTCCACATGTTGCAGGCAACTAaagtccatgcgccacaactactaaggCCGTTCTCTAAAGCCCTCacatcacaactattgagcccctgtgctgcaactactgaagcctgagtgccctagagtCCGTGCTCCTGAAGAAGAGGAGCCACTACAATGGgaagcttgtgctctgcaacaaagaacagccccgctcaccacaactaggggAAGCCTGCACGCAGAAAGGGAGACCCAACAAAACCGAAaactaaaactattttaaaagttaaaaaaaagacttgaaaaaaaaagatttcatcaCAAAATAACTGTCACACAGAACAAAAGAAACTGCTAGTGTATAAGGGgcgaaaacagaataaaatgcaCCCAGAAGCAACCATAGCCGTCAATGGGCTCACTTATGCTGGAGCTAGTACACTCAAGTCCACAGAATAATCCCTCAAATCAAAAACGCAGACATTGTGCCACAGTCCCTTATGGGTGAAGAAGTAGAGATTATTATCCTAACGAAAGATCAGGAGCCTACCCTGCTACCCTGATCACTACCCTGATCATGAAGTTGAAGACAGAACCTTCACACAAAGTAAACTGGGTTCTGTAACAGATTTTGGttttcatagaaaaagcaggggtTTATTTCAATGTTCACAACCTGAATAGAGGTTATAATTAAGTTGGCTAAAAAATGGACAAGGAGGATggcaaaattaaaacaatgtttgGATAGAATCTTTTAAATCTATTACAGCatcattcaaaaatttaaaaatccacagggctaacaataaaaacagaactaGCTTTCAACACAATGGGTCAAAAAATGTtgtataaaattttactttagtcGTCATCGACTACTATGCTTTTGACAAAGATAAGTAAAACAGAACTAGACATTTTTTACCTGTTCTCCAAAGTGAGTAAAGCAGAGTAAATTTCCATCTACACAGCCAATAAAAATATACTGTAGGCAACACCGTGGAGAAGAAAAGAGTGGCTTTCCACAGGAATGTTTCCAAACTCTGTCCCCAGTGGCCTGGCATGGGCAAAACGTAATTCATAGCATTTAAATCATTCTACTCATCAATTACTTCTATAAAACAAATTCATAAACCTCCCAGAGGTAACATCAGAAAATGCTACAGTAGCATGCTGACTATTGTAAGTGAAGCTTATATATTATAGCTTGATTATAAATGAAGCTAGTGTACATATACACAGCTATAGAATTAATGAGTGTTATTTATGAGAACTGAGCTAAAAACCTGCACTAAATCCAGGAAAGAAATAACTAGCACATAAACTCTATCCTTAGAATGGACACAAAGTTCTTGATAGAACTGAGAACATTCTGCcgatttaaaaaattgataaaggACATAACACAGAACTTAGATTCTTCTCATCACTCTAGacttcatgtcaatcattttagtGAATTCTGATCCAGTACTGTGTGGACTGTATCTAGTTGAGATCTACTTTGAATTTTCAGAATTCtaagcaaaagtaaaaaatattaaagaaaaacaggtaataaaatcaacaaatattattttatgccTACAGGATTTACAGCCAGTAAAAGTCCTCCCAGTGTAGCAAAATATAAGTGAGATGGAATCAGGCTCaaacaaggagaagaaaaaacagtTCCTCCACATTTCAACTTCCAAACACActtctttttctgtaaataagaatgcaaaattttaaaagagcaaaaaagaaagcaaattaattGGTTTCTGAGGGTGATTCAAAAAATCATATCCTGTCCCTTTTAAAGTTACATGTGTCtagttaatataatttttatttttagtataaaagtaatacatactTACTGTGGAGAATCAAGTTAGTATAAAAAGAAGGCAAAAGGCAATACCCAGAGATTACTACTAACATTTTAGCATTTTTGCCTTGTGATCTttttggcacacacacacacatacagtttaATATACCTGAGATCATTCTGAATATCATACACTTTGTATATAATTTAGTTCACTTATTCTGTAAAACTTGTTAAATATTACATTAATGGATTATATCCCATATGAACATAAAATATTCTCTCTCTACCCTATTTGTAATTAATTTCTTGGTAGTATAAATAACTTGGAAATAAGATATTCTGGTGCTTACAATTTGTCCATGTTTCTGATTATTTTGCCATGATAGATTCCTAGAATTTTACTGAGTCAAAGGATATCAAATTGTTACCTATTCAAATTGTCAAACTGTCTTCCTTAAAAGCTTACCTCCCACAACTCTCATCAGCATTTAATGTTACCCTCTAAGCTAATAACATTTGCTTCTCtatctttaaagttttaaattttcattcctttgattcttatataaatttataaacatttattagcGATTCCTTCTTAAGGGTCCTCTCCATTTATATCCTTTGTTGAATACTTTTCTATCTGGACCTTTACATTTTTCTTACAGATTTATATTTGCTCTTCATTTCATTTATACTTATGAGCTTTAACTATGTCATATTTGTTTCAAAAATTTTTCCCAACttcttttttataattcttaaattttaaaattttatataatcgagttcttatataaaatatcttattgATATTTTTGTGATTCTCTTCTTTCTATTGTCAATGGTAAATTCTAAGttctttatatttcaaaactCTGAGCAGCAAATTTGTGAAAATTTGGTAAGGAAGTTAAAAATATCTTAAGAGATTAAGGCTGTTAATTAATCCCTTAATCTTCCCAGATCACAAACTTGGAAAATGGTTAATACCTGCTCCCCTAGTCAACACCACCTGATAATTTCACGCTCTTCCATTTATGCTTATGGTGTAAAGCTGACAAACTGAATTCTTACATATATATCCAAAGCGTATGCATGCTGGTCATGAGATCCAATGTAAAGAAGTCCTGTGGTAGGATCCAAGGTTGCTGAGCTTTTGACAGCATTCTCAGTACTAAACATCCAGTATTTTTCTCCACTATTACTTTTCAGAACATAAACTAACCCATTATAACAGCCTGTTGgcaaacaaaatattaaagatgAGATTTAGACATGTCACTGGAAAATAATTCTTTGGCTTAAATCATGACAACATATATTTGATGCTCTTCATGTGTACTTAGGCTCTATGTTTGGCTCCGATTTACATTTCAGCAAAACAGACATGAACAGTAACCACTTAAAACCTTTTCAGTAAGGACACCTTACATTTTCAAGGAACTAAGAAGTGCTTCACTACCAAGaaaacaatggacatgagtaagcTGCAGCAGAAGAGGCTGTGAAAGACCTGGATTCGGATCTTGTCATGGCCGTCCTTTGGGCTAATCATCTAGCACTGCTGGGCCTCAGATTATTCTTCTGCTGAATGTGGCTACAACTACATCCAGGGTTATTGTGATAATCAGGATCAATGCCCAGTACAtaaaagtgttcaataaatgctaacattgggacttccctggcagtctagccaaaagaaaaagaaatgctgggttctctggtggtctagtggttaagaatctgcttgccaatgcaggggacacaggttccatacCAGGTTGGGGAGGATCTCAATACCACAGAGTAGCTAAGCCCATgagacacaactactgagcctgtgctctagagcctgggaactgcaactacagAAGACCGTGTGCCcaagagccagtgctccacaagagaagccactgcaatgagaagcctgcacacctcaatTAAGAGTAggccccgctcactgcaactagagaaagcttgtgtgcagcaatgaagactcagtgcagccaaataaatcaataaatcttaaaaagaaatgctaataTTAACaatatgaatattcactggaaggattgatgctgaagctgaagctccaatactctagccacctaatgtgaagacccgactcactggaaaagaccccgatgctgggaaagattgaaggcaaaaggagaaaagaatagcagaggatgaaatggttagatggcatcaccaactgcaCAGACGTGAGTCCGAGCAAACTCCAAgcgatagggaaggacagggaagcctggcgtgctacagtccatgggggtcacaaagagttgaccacCACTCAGGAACTTAACAACAAATGTTTATGACCTTTTATCTTATGGAGGGTACTACTGTTAGAATTTTATTCCTATTAACTCATGTAATCCTCACAGTGAAGTGTGACTATATGAACATTTTATAGAGGACAAAATTGAAGCACAGAGAGTTAAGTTATAGGAGAGTTATGGGCAAAACTACTCAGGCAGTTAAGCGGCAGAGCAAGGATTTGAATTCAAGAAGTCAAGCTCCAGAGCCTATTGTCTTGACAATTATAGGAGACTGATTTTTCCAAACTGCTGCTTGGATGAGAAGACAGAGCAGGAGTCTCTGACTTGCTGTGGCCAAAAACACCCTCCAACTGGAAGTGGGAGTGGTCAAAACCTACAAAGTAAAGATCACTCAAGTTTCTGGAGTGCACATAAGTCAGGGGAAGTGAAATCTAGGCATTGGCCCAACACTTTGGGTGGTTCCACCTATGATTATAACCACTGCTGCCCACTTGAGGCTCAATTTCCAGAGTATCTGCTGTGCTTTCTTCTGGCAGTAACTGCTCAGAAGGGAAAGGACAGCCTACTTAGTGAAGATGAAGAGAAATGTCCTATATAGCGGAGTACACCAGGAACAGCTGGGTAATGAGAACGTTCTTTCAGTTTGGCTccagaagaaaatgttttgtgACCTTATGTTAGGCAAAGATCTCCTGGATATGACATTAAAAGCAGGATCcctaaaagaaattataaagtagACTTCATTGAAATTAAGAACTTCTCtttgaaagacactgttaagggacttccctcacggtccagtggttaagacttcgggCTTCCattgtagggggcatgggtttgatccctggtcagagaactaagatcctgcaagcaggGACAAAAAGCAGATCAGTGGCTGGTGGGAGGGATAGGAAGAGGAATGACTATAAAGTGAAACACAAATTTTCTGGAGCAATGGACTCGTAATTGTGGTAGTGGTTACATGATAGCATGCATCTGTCAAAATACAGAACTGTGTACCACTGTATATAAACCatacattaataaaaaaataaagtactaaGGGATAGTTACCAACACTGAATTGGATATTTGAAAATTGCTGAGAatgaatcttaaaagttctcatcccAGGAAAAGAAAACGGTAACTGTGTCAGGTGATGCAGgctaactagacttactgtggtaagcattttgcaatatacacacacatcaaatcattatattgtataccttaaactaatAAAACgtcatatgtcaattacatctcaataaacctgggaattttttaaaaagaaaaaaaaggactaAGTGACCACCATGTGCCACAAGCTTTGGGTAGACACTTGGGATGCAAACAATAACCTCAATGAGCTGACTTTCATGGACTAGGGATTACTCATAGTCATATGTGTAACTGAAAGTTTCTTGtagaaaaattctcaaaatataGGTTTTCAATAGGAAAGGATCAAACTTAGACTCAAGAAGATCCTAGCCAGGATAACTTAAGTAGggagatatattcctaagtatttagaCTGAAAAGCTTTGGTAAACAGATTCCATGAGCACTAAAGTAAAACTTAGTATAGTTTGGGGAGGGGTAAAAAGAAAGTGATAGTCAAGGAGACATTATACTTGAACCCCCATATCTTTGTAAAGTAAAAGTCACCTGCACCTTAAGGAAACAGAGTAGCAGGTAATAGCTAACACTCAATGAGCACTTAGTCTGtccctgaaaaagaaagtaaaagtgttagccgctcaatctttttgcaataccatggactctagcccaccaggctcctgtatccatggaattctccaggcaatagtggagtgggtcagcattcccttctccagatctttccagctcagggattgaacccaggtcccttgcattacagggagattctttactgtctgatccaccaggtaTGTACTAAAGGATTCACAAGCAATCATCACATTTAATCCTCTCAGAAGCTCTATGATCATTGtggtagttttaaaatatatccacATATTCTTTGATACTCTTCCTTTCAAGAGGTGGAGCCAATTCCCCTCCTTTTGAGTGTGGGCCAGACTTAATGATGTGCTTCTAATAACAGAAGAAAGCACAAATGATGATTTACAACTATAGACACTAAAAGTACTGCATTTTTCCTCACTCATTCTCTTGGGTCACTCAGAGAGAAGCCCATGGGGCAAGAAACTGAAGCTTCCTGTCAAAACTCAGCAAAGAACTAGTCTTGTTTAGCCGCActgtaagccatcttggaagcagATTTCGCCAGCTCAAGTCAAGCCTTCACATGGTTGCAGCCACAGGAGAAACGCTGAGCCAAAGCTTTCAGCTAAGCTCCTCCTAAATTTCTGATCCACACacactgtgaaataataaatgtttattgctcTAAACCATTAAAGTTTGGGAATAATTAGTGATGTAgcatcatgttttatttattatgcCCATATActcatgagaaaactgagttctAGGGAGTTCCACAACTTGTTGAAGGTCACAGAGCGGGTTAATAGCCTTAGAGCTAGGTTCAGACCGAGACACTCTGACCCAAGGCCCACACTGTGAATCAGCATGTAATTATTATTCTTTGACAGAAACCAAACCCACTATACacaggttttttaaatttaactaggCTCTACTGGTATTTTCATATGGTAATTCCAGTTAACTCTATTAACCTCAAATTCAGAAACTTACCCACTACAATAAAGTTTCCACACTTAGATACACATGCTGAGGATTCAATGCGATCTCCTAAAATCTGTTCCCATTTCACCTTTCCAGAGTAAAGATCAACTGCTATCATTCTATGAGAATGGGAGCCAATGTACACAGTTGCAGATGACTTATCAAGAGCTGGTATTACAAGCAGAGGTGAAGCATCCACACATTTGCCTGTGTCTGACCTCCACCTCACACGAAACTCCATTTTCTCAGCCCTAATCACAGGTGTGTCCTCTTCAGAAACTTCTACAACACAGGATGGATCTTCTGACTTCCCAACAAGAGGTGGAGTACTTAGGCTTTCTCTATTTTGAATGTCAGtctgtgaatttaaatcagaagaATAGGTTGAAGGGCAATGTCCCAACTTAGTTAAATACCTATCAGTATTCAAAGACAAAATCTGGCTCCCTCTGCTCAGTGCAATAAAAGCATTGCTCTCATTGTCACAATTTAAAGGCACGACAGCTTCCTGATGTAAAGATTTTCCACTGGCTTCCTCTTGAGTAGCATCgctgaattttcttttcatggCATGATTCTTGCTAACTGTCAGGTCTTTATCTGAAAACACTGTTTGAAGGATGTGATTGTAAATCTCTAAAATAGAACTGCTGAGAAGAATTTCCAGAAGCCCAGGTACTGATGTGCCAACAAGGTTTTCAATCTCATTGAGGAGCCGTATGgatttcaaggaatctccaccaCTATTTAGGAAGAGTGACTCATCAGGAATCTTCAAAGCATCTTCTGAGAGACTCAGAACAGACTACAGATTGGAGAAGGGAGAAATATATTGATGTTCAAGGCCTAAAATCAGCATTTACAGTAATATAAGTGACAGTACATACATTAATGAGATgaacacaaaacacacaaaataaattttaacatgaTTTTCTATATAGTAAAGGAAACCCTCATCATCCTACCAACAGTGTGACAAGCCTACCCTAGGACTGCAAATTATACTTCCCTTAAGAGCAGTTTTCCTACCCACACAGtaagaaatgaaattataaaaacatcTGATTAACTAATTATAAAACCCACAAGATAATAACATCTGATATTTCTATAATATAGGGATAGTTATTTTCATTagcttcacatatatatatatcagaattattttccaaaaatctaaaaatgaagTAGAGAATACTTTTATTTAGATACCCTCTATTTTTCAGATAAGACTATACAAACACATCCTTCTTTAAGAAAActccatattttaagaaaaattatactgACCTATAAATCAAAggtaaatacatatatttcaaactttttgattgttttatatatatatgtgtgtgtgtatatatatttatatgtgtgtgtgtatatattatatatataatataaattccCTTAAGCAAAAACATACACATCATTGAAACTTCTGGAATAATGATGTTAAAAGCCTTTATACCACAGGCTGTGGTACAGCAAGATTGGGCTATTTTTTCTACTCTGACAAGTATAACTGTATTCAACTACCTTGCTTAGGGAAAACTTACAGCAAGAGAAGTTTAGTCTATTTGCGCCTTTTATGACTACTACCTCACTTCCtcactcactggagaaggaaatggcaacccactccagtactcttgcttggagaatcccatggagggaggagcctggtgggctatagtccatggggtcacaaagagtcggacatgactgagcgacttcactcactcactcacctcaCTTCCAATAAATCTCTATATAGGGAGCTTAATCTAATCTTGCATTACAGAAcctaacttttattttaatacaaattgAATAAACAAAGCTATGCTACTTAACATCTGGACAGCAGTTAACATTCTTAGAAAATTTTATCAGACTTATTAGGATGCTACATTCCCTGAAGATATACAATGACTTCTTTATAACAACAAATTTGTATCTTACAAGTTGTACCTTCCACAAATGGTGTAATTTTTCCCAAAGTTCCTCTTTTCCACTGAGCTTACACTCAGACTTCAAGTCTCTGTAGtttaaatatatcttatttaGCTCAGAAACATCAATTTTGccttaatataaaagaaaaaaacaacttttaaatttcAGCTTGAACCCTTCATATCTTCATTAGTCACAATAGACACATTTTTCATTGTTAAGGTTAGAAATCCCATAGAATAGCTTGTCATAGATAATCAATAATAAAGAAAGCAGCCCCATGCTATCCAGAATGTAGTACCAGATAAGAAGAAAGGAGGGGCTAATGTTCATCTCATTTAAAGAGTTAAAGAAATAGTACTATTTACTAAGCACTTACCACattttgaaacaaatattaaagATGAAATTGGGAAAGTAATAGAATTTGGTGATTAAGAGTACATGTTTTGAAGTCAAACAGTTCTCAATAGAATTTCAACTCTAACTAGCAATGTGATTTTGGGAAAATTACTTAAATCTCTTAAGACTTATTTTTCACATCAGTAAATGGGAATAATACTACCTACTCACAGGATTTTCTGAGATAAAATGAATTACTTTTACAAAGTATTTAACAGAGGGTCTACCACAATATATATTAGTATTACTTATAACAATAAGGATTTAAGTGGTCTTTAAACTAGTTAGGAACACAATTACAATCATTTGGCACC contains these protein-coding regions:
- the AASDH gene encoding beta-alanine-activating enzyme isoform X7 yields the protein MTVPLGTMRATGDFVTIKDGEIFFLGRKDSQIKRHGKRLNIELVQQIAEGLQQVESCAVTWYNQEKLILFMVTKNDLVKDYIFEELQKHLPSHAIPDELVLINSLPFTSHGKIDVSELNKIYLNYRDLKSECKLSGKEELWEKLHHLWKSVLSLSEDALKIPDESLFLNSGGDSLKSIRLLNEIENLVGTSVPGLLEILLSSSILEIYNHILQTVFSDKDLTVSKNHAMKRKFSDATQEEASGKSLHQEAVVPLNCDNESNAFIALSRGSQILSLNTDRYLTKLGHCPSTYSSDLNSQTDIQNRESLSTPPLVGKSEDPSCVVEVSEEDTPVIRAEKMEFRVRWRSDTGKCVDASPLLVIPALDKSSATVYIGSHSHRMIAVDLYSGKVKWEQILGDRIESSACVSKCGNFIVVGCYNGLVYVLKSNSGEKYWMFSTENAVKSSATLDPTTGLLYIGSHDQHAYALDIYKKKCVWKLKCGGTVFSSPCLSLIPSHLYFATLGGLLLAVNPATGDRVWKHSCGKPLFSSPRCCLQYIFIGCVDGNLLCFTHFGEQVWQFSTNEPIFSSPCTSASEQEIFFGSHDCFIYCCSMKGHLRWKFETTARVYSTPFVFRNHNHNNEMLLAAASTDGKLWILESKSGQLQSVYELPGEVFSSPVVWESMLIIGCRNNYVYCLDLLGDKGNEVQSLEYT
- the AASDH gene encoding beta-alanine-activating enzyme isoform X5, which produces MVPSKLAAVLFSHHRVTILQATPTLLRRFGSQLIKSTVLSTNTSLRILALGGEAFPSLTVLKSWRGVGNKTQIFNLYGITEVSSWATFYRIPEKILNSTLKCELPVQLGFPLLGTVVEVRDTNGFTIQEGNGQVFLGGRNRVCFLDGEMTVPLGTMRATGDFVTIKDGEIFFLGRKDSQIKRHGKRLNIELVQQIAEGLQQVESCAVTWYNQEKLILFMVTKNDLVKDYIFEELQKHLPSHAIPDELVLINSLPFTSHGKIDVSELNKIYLNYRDLKSECKLSGKEELWEKLHHLWKSVLSLSEDALKIPDESLFLNSGGDSLKSIRLLNEIENLVGTSVPGLLEILLSSSILEIYNHILQTVFSDKDLTVSKNHAMKRKFSDATQEEASGKSLHQEAVVPLNCDNESNAFIALSRGSQILSLNTDRYLTKLGHCPSTYSSDLNSQTDIQNRESLSTPPLVGKSEDPSCVVEVSEEDTPVIRAEKMEFRVRWRSDTGKCVDASPLLVIPALDKSSATVYIGSHSHRMIAVDLYSGKVKWEQILGDRIESSACVSKCGNFIVVGCYNGLVYVLKSNSGEKYWMFSTENAVKSSATLDPTTGLLYIGSHDQHAYALDIYKKKCVWKLKCGGTVFSSPCLSLIPSHLYFATLGGLLLAVNPATGDRVWKHSCGKPLFSSPRCCLQYIFIGCVDGNLLCFTHFGEQVWQFSTNEPIFSSPCTSASEQEIFFGSHDCFIYCCSMKGHLRWKFETTARVYSTPFVFRNHNHNNEMLLAAASTDGKLWILESKSGQLQSVYELPGEVFSSPVVWESMLIIGCRNNYVYCLDLLGDKGNEVQSLEYT
- the AASDH gene encoding beta-alanine-activating enzyme isoform X6; translated protein: MYSAKHPAFSATPTLLRRFGSQLIKSTVLSTNTSLRILALGGEAFPSLTVLKSWRGVGNKTQIFNLYGITEVSSWATFYRIPEKILNSTLKCELPVQLGFPLLGTVVEVRDTNGFTIQEGNGQVFLGGRNRVCFLDGEMTVPLGTMRATGDFVTIKDGEIFFLGRKDSQIKRHGKRLNIELVQQIAEGLQQVESCAVTWYNQEKLILFMVTKNDLVKDYIFEELQKHLPSHAIPDELVLINSLPFTSHGKIDVSELNKIYLNYRDLKSECKLSGKEELWEKLHHLWKSVLSLSEDALKIPDESLFLNSGGDSLKSIRLLNEIENLVGTSVPGLLEILLSSSILEIYNHILQTVFSDKDLTVSKNHAMKRKFSDATQEEASGKSLHQEAVVPLNCDNESNAFIALSRGSQILSLNTDRYLTKLGHCPSTYSSDLNSQTDIQNRESLSTPPLVGKSEDPSCVVEVSEEDTPVIRAEKMEFRVRWRSDTGKCVDASPLLVIPALDKSSATVYIGSHSHRMIAVDLYSGKVKWEQILGDRIESSACVSKCGNFIVVGCYNGLVYVLKSNSGEKYWMFSTENAVKSSATLDPTTGLLYIGSHDQHAYALDIYKKKCVWKLKCGGTVFSSPCLSLIPSHLYFATLGGLLLAVNPATGDRVWKHSCGKPLFSSPRCCLQYIFIGCVDGNLLCFTHFGEQVWQFSTNEPIFSSPCTSASEQEIFFGSHDCFIYCCSMKGHLRWKFETTARVYSTPFVFRNHNHNNEMLLAAASTDGKLWILESKSGQLQSVYELPGEVFSSPVVWESMLIIGCRNNYVYCLDLLGDKGNEVQSLEYT
- the AASDH gene encoding beta-alanine-activating enzyme isoform X4; translated protein: MKKCNLKYILVEKVHISKFKSSYEALLNYDMLTVEHNDLVLFRLHWKNVEVSLVPNDRKEKYEKGTMTKSMTSESSSEEKSEEHMDVKLKHCLAYVLHTSGTTGIPKIVRVPHACIVPNIQHFRCELPVQLGFPLLGTVVEVRDTNGFTIQEGNGQVFLGGRNRVCFLDGEMTVPLGTMRATGDFVTIKDGEIFFLGRKDSQIKRHGKRLNIELVQQIAEGLQQVESCAVTWYNQEKLILFMVTKNDLVKDYIFEELQKHLPSHAIPDELVLINSLPFTSHGKIDVSELNKIYLNYRDLKSECKLSGKEELWEKLHHLWKSVLSLSEDALKIPDESLFLNSGGDSLKSIRLLNEIENLVGTSVPGLLEILLSSSILEIYNHILQTVFSDKDLTVSKNHAMKRKFSDATQEEASGKSLHQEAVVPLNCDNESNAFIALSRGSQILSLNTDRYLTKLGHCPSTYSSDLNSQTDIQNRESLSTPPLVGKSEDPSCVVEVSEEDTPVIRAEKMEFRVRWRSDTGKCVDASPLLVIPALDKSSATVYIGSHSHRMIAVDLYSGKVKWEQILGDRIESSACVSKCGNFIVVGCYNGLVYVLKSNSGEKYWMFSTENAVKSSATLDPTTGLLYIGSHDQHAYALDIYKKKCVWKLKCGGTVFSSPCLSLIPSHLYFATLGGLLLAVNPATGDRVWKHSCGKPLFSSPRCCLQYIFIGCVDGNLLCFTHFGEQVWQFSTNEPIFSSPCTSASEQEIFFGSHDCFIYCCSMKGHLRWKFETTARVYSTPFVFRNHNHNNEMLLAAASTDGKLWILESKSGQLQSVYELPGEVFSSPVVWESMLIIGCRNNYVYCLDLLGDKGNEVQSLEYT
- the AASDH gene encoding beta-alanine-activating enzyme isoform X8, whose protein sequence is MYSAKHPAFSIAEGLQQVESCAVTWYNQEKLILFMVTKNDLVKDYIFEELQKHLPSHAIPDELVLINSLPFTSHGKIDVSELNKIYLNYRDLKSECKLSGKEELWEKLHHLWKSVLSLSEDALKIPDESLFLNSGGDSLKSIRLLNEIENLVGTSVPGLLEILLSSSILEIYNHILQTVFSDKDLTVSKNHAMKRKFSDATQEEASGKSLHQEAVVPLNCDNESNAFIALSRGSQILSLNTDRYLTKLGHCPSTYSSDLNSQTDIQNRESLSTPPLVGKSEDPSCVVEVSEEDTPVIRAEKMEFRVRWRSDTGKCVDASPLLVIPALDKSSATVYIGSHSHRMIAVDLYSGKVKWEQILGDRIESSACVSKCGNFIVVGCYNGLVYVLKSNSGEKYWMFSTENAVKSSATLDPTTGLLYIGSHDQHAYALDIYKKKCVWKLKCGGTVFSSPCLSLIPSHLYFATLGGLLLAVNPATGDRVWKHSCGKPLFSSPRCCLQYIFIGCVDGNLLCFTHFGEQVWQFSTNEPIFSSPCTSASEQEIFFGSHDCFIYCCSMKGHLRWKFETTARVYSTPFVFRNHNHNNEMLLAAASTDGKLWILESKSGQLQSVYELPGEVFSSPVVWESMLIIGCRNNYVYCLDLLGDKGNEVQSLEYT